The Parabacteroides sp. AD58 genome includes a window with the following:
- a CDS encoding anaerobic sulfatase-maturation protein, whose translation MSNISPFARPVYVMLKPVGSVCNLACDYCYYLEKDKLYPDVKNHILTDELLERFIQQYMECQTMQEVLFTWHGGETLMRPISFYRKALALQQKYAKGRRVDNCIQTNGTLLNDEWCRFFKENHFLVGVSIDGPQEFHDEYRRNRQGQPSFYKVMKGIELLKKHGVEYNGMAVVNDYNVDYPLEFYQFFKEIDCHYIQFAPIVERLGFHADGTRLASPEQQDANIKLAPFSVDAGKWGDFLCALFDEWVQKDVGNFFIQIFDATLANWVGVQPGVCSMAKTCGHAGVMEFNGDVYACDHFVFPAYKLGNIRTQTLTEMMYSQKQLQFGADKYEKLPQVCKQCEFLFACNGECPKNRFLHTADGEPGLNYLCKGYKKYFAHVAPFMDFMKKELQAQRPPANIMDHVSMENGHIILKA comes from the coding sequence ATGAGTAACATTTCACCTTTCGCACGGCCTGTGTATGTCATGCTGAAACCTGTCGGTTCGGTATGCAACCTGGCTTGCGATTACTGTTATTATCTGGAGAAGGACAAACTTTATCCGGATGTAAAGAATCATATTCTGACAGACGAGTTACTGGAAAGGTTCATTCAGCAATATATGGAATGCCAGACGATGCAGGAAGTCCTGTTTACCTGGCATGGCGGAGAAACCCTGATGCGTCCGATCAGCTTCTACCGGAAGGCACTGGCGCTGCAGCAAAAGTATGCCAAAGGCAGAAGAGTTGACAACTGCATTCAGACCAACGGGACGTTGCTGAACGACGAATGGTGCCGTTTCTTCAAGGAAAATCACTTTCTGGTAGGCGTATCCATCGACGGTCCGCAGGAATTCCATGACGAATACCGGAGAAACCGCCAAGGTCAGCCGTCCTTTTACAAGGTCATGAAAGGAATCGAGCTTCTCAAGAAGCACGGTGTGGAGTATAACGGGATGGCGGTGGTGAATGATTATAATGTTGACTATCCATTGGAGTTTTACCAGTTCTTTAAAGAGATAGACTGCCATTATATCCAGTTCGCTCCTATTGTTGAACGATTGGGTTTTCATGCCGACGGAACCAGACTCGCTTCTCCTGAGCAGCAGGACGCTAACATAAAACTCGCTCCTTTCTCGGTCGATGCCGGCAAATGGGGCGATTTCCTGTGTGCCCTGTTCGATGAATGGGTACAAAAAGACGTAGGCAACTTCTTCATCCAGATATTCGACGCGACACTGGCCAACTGGGTTGGCGTGCAACCGGGCGTTTGTTCGATGGCAAAGACCTGCGGACATGCCGGAGTGATGGAATTCAACGGCGACGTATATGCCTGCGACCATTTTGTCTTTCCCGCCTATAAACTCGGAAATATCCGGACACAGACATTGACGGAAATGATGTACAGCCAGAAGCAGCTGCAGTTTGGTGCCGACAAGTACGAAAAACTCCCGCAGGTGTGCAAGCAGTGTGAGTTCTTGTTTGCCTGCAACGGCGAATGCCCGAAAAACCGCTTCCTGCATACAGCCGACGGCGAGCCCGGACTCAATTACTTATGTAAAGGTTATAAGAAATATTTCGCCCACGTGGCTCCATTTATGGATTTCATGAAGAAAGAGCTGCAAGCCCAGCGCCCACCAGCCAACATCATGGATCATGTCAGTATGGAGAACGGACATATAATACTGAAAGCATGA
- a CDS encoding AMP-binding protein yields the protein MMKEHRQQASWQACSLILGGKTFSMETYRKGLSSLPDHPYQDLKQFLEEWFDESPTLRVYTSGSTGTPKELFVRKEQMMNSARITCEALLLRKGDKALLCMPLRYIAGKMVVVRALVAGLELIVREPSGHPLADVNEHLRFAAMIPLQVFNSLAVPQEASRLEDTEILIIGGGAIDKQLEVALQKMQNAVYSTYGMTETLSHIALRRLNGAEASERYKPFPSVSLSLSADHTLVIQAPQVCDETLVTNDVVELFPDGTFQIIGRKDNIINSGGIKIQTECVEKTLRSIISVNFALTAVPHPKFGEALVLLVEKDRNEVIRPEELAEQIRSILPKYQQPKQILWIEALPLTQTGKISRAECRKLAAKLVHY from the coding sequence ATGATGAAAGAACACAGGCAACAGGCTTCCTGGCAAGCCTGTTCATTGATATTGGGGGGAAAGACCTTTTCTATGGAAACGTATAGGAAAGGTCTTTCCTCTTTACCCGATCATCCTTATCAGGACTTGAAACAGTTTCTGGAAGAATGGTTCGACGAATCTCCTACGCTGCGCGTCTATACGTCCGGTTCTACCGGCACGCCCAAAGAACTGTTCGTCCGGAAAGAACAGATGATGAACAGTGCGCGCATCACCTGCGAAGCCTTGCTGCTTCGAAAGGGAGATAAGGCTTTGCTCTGCATGCCGCTCCGGTATATTGCCGGCAAGATGGTCGTCGTAAGAGCTCTGGTAGCCGGACTGGAACTTATCGTCCGCGAGCCTTCCGGTCATCCGCTGGCCGATGTCAACGAACATCTCCGGTTTGCCGCCATGATTCCACTGCAAGTATTCAATTCGCTGGCAGTACCACAGGAAGCCAGCCGGCTGGAAGACACGGAAATCTTAATCATCGGCGGAGGAGCCATCGACAAACAGCTGGAAGTCGCCTTGCAGAAAATGCAGAATGCGGTGTATTCGACCTACGGAATGACCGAAACACTTTCCCATATTGCGTTGAGAAGACTGAACGGAGCGGAGGCATCCGAGCGGTATAAGCCTTTTCCTTCGGTATCTCTATCCTTATCGGCCGATCACACATTGGTTATTCAAGCCCCACAAGTCTGCGATGAAACCCTTGTGACTAACGATGTCGTCGAGTTGTTCCCGGACGGGACATTCCAGATTATTGGCCGAAAAGATAACATAATCAACAGTGGAGGCATAAAAATTCAAACAGAATGTGTAGAAAAGACACTCCGTTCTATTATTTCTGTTAACTTTGCCCTGACAGCGGTTCCGCATCCCAAGTTTGGAGAAGCATTGGTCCTGCTGGTAGAAAAAGACAGGAACGAGGTGATTCGTCCGGAAGAACTGGCAGAACAGATCCGATCTATTCTGCCCAAATACCAGCAGCCCAAGCAGATTCTTTGGATAGAAGCTCTTCCCCTGACGCAGACCGGCAAGATA